AGCGGCGGGTTCGGCTGGCTGATGTCCATGCTCGGACAGAGCCACGGCTTCCCCGTGCCGGTCGGCGGTGCGGGTGCCCTGTCCGGGGCGCTGGCCCGGCGGCTGCGCGACCGGGGCGGCGTCCTGCGCTGCGGTGAGCGGGTCGAGCGGGTCGTGGTGCGCGGCGGACGTGCCGTCGGCGTGCGCACCGCGGGCGGTGAGGCGGTGGCGGCCCGCCGCGCCGTGCTCGCGGACGTGTCCGTGCCCGCCCTGTACGGCACCCTCGTCGACGCCGCGCACCTGCCCGCCCAGCTCCTCGCCGACCTGCGCCGCTTCCAGTGGGACTTCGCCACTTTCAAGGTGGACTGGGCGCTGGACCGGCCCGTCCCGTGGGCGACGGACCGTGCCGCGGGCGCGGGCACCGTCCACCTCGCCGACGGCCTCGACGAACTCACCCGGTTCGCCGCCCAGATCGCCCTGCGCCAGGTCCCCGACCGGCCGTTCGCGCTGTTCGGCCAGATGACGACCGCCGACGCCACCCGCTCGCCGTACGGCACCGAGTCGGCCTGGGCCTACACGCACGTCCCGCGCGAGATCACCGGCGACGCGGGGGACGAGGGCCTCACCGGCACCTGGGACCTCCGGGAACAGGAGATCATGGCCGACCGGGTCGAACGGCAGGTGGAACGCTTCGCACCCGGCTTCCGCGCCACCGTCCGGGCCCGCCGGATCCTCGCCCCGCCCACCCTCCAGGCCCTCGACGCCAACCTCGACACCGGCGCCATCAACGGCGGCACCACCGCCCTGCACCAGCAGCTCGTGTTCCGTCCGGTGCCCGGCACCGGACGCCCCGAGACCCCGGTCGCCGGCCTCTACCTGGCCTCCGCCGGCGCCCACCCCGGCGGCGGCGTCCACGGCGCCCCGGGCGCCAACGCGGCCCGTGCCGCCCTGCGCCGCCGGCTCCCGCCCGGACTGTCCCGGGCCCAGCGCGCCCTGGCCCGCCGCGACCGCTCGGGACGGCGCGCGCCGCGGTCCGCCGGCACCGACCCGGGCGGCGGCGCGCCCGAGGGGCACCGCGGCGGCGGCTGACGCACGGGCGCGCGGCGCGTACGAGGGAGCCCCGGGGGAGTTCCGCGGGAGTCCGCGGGAGTACGGAGGACCGGCGGCGGGGCCGCTCACAGGCGGCTGTCGCCCGGCAGCCGGTACGCGGCGAGCGCGGCGATGTCGTCGTCGAGGTGCCCGCCGCTGTAGACGAGCAGATCCTCGTGCAGCCGGTCGAGGAGTTCGCGGGGCGCGAGGCCCACCCAGGGCGCGACACGGTCGGCCAGCGGATAGAAGACCCCGTCGGGATCGCGTGTCTCGGTGACCCCGTCGGTGTACAGCAGCAGCTGGTCCCCGGGCCGGAACGGCTCGACGTCCAGCTGGTAGCCGTCGCCGATCAGCACACCGAGGTTGATGGGCGGCGAGGGGTCCGAGGCGTGCAGCTCGGCGACCCCGCCCTCCTTGATGATCAGCGGCGGCGGATGGCCGCAGTTGACGATGCGGACGACCGGCTCGTGCTCCGGGATCTCCGCGAACACCGCCGTCACGAACCGCTCCGCGGCCTCGCCCCCGGGCAGCTGCGCGGCATGGCGGCTCATGCTCCGCTCCATGCGGCGGGCCACGCCCCGCAGGTCCGGCTCGTCGTGGGCGGCCTCCCGGAAGGCGCCCAGCATGGTCGCGGCCGTCTCCACGGCGACCAGCCCCTTGCCCCGTACGTCGCCGACCAGCAGCCGTACCCCGAACGCGGTCGGCACCGCCTCGTACAGATCGCCGCCGATACGGGCCTCGGCCGCCGCGGAGAGATAGAGCGTCTCCACGGAGACCTGGCCGAGCCGCCGGGGGACCGGGCGCAGTAACACCCGCTGCGCGGTCTCCGCCACCGAACGCACCGTGGCCAGCGTGCGCTCGCGGCGCATCCGGTGCACCGCGAGGATCGTCCCGAGCACGCCCACCAGAGTGGTGCAGACGTAGTTGGCCACGTAGTGGCGGTCCCAGAGGTAGCCCACGGACCGGCCCGCGCAGCACGGGGTACCCGCCAGCACGCCCTCGAACACCATCGCGAAGACGGTGACGGCGGCCACCGCCGCCGGGCCGTAGGCGTACGCGGCGACCAGCGGCAGCGCGATCAGCAGGAAGCTCACCGGCCAGTCCACCGGCGTGACCGGCTCGATGGCGAGCACGGCCGCCAGATACCCGACCGGCAGCCAGCGCAGCCACAGCGGCGGCGCGGGCACCCGGGGCCGCTCGGCCTTCCTGCGCGCCGCGCGCGCCCTGGCCTGCTCGCTCCGTCGGCACGGGCGCCTCACCGCTCGCCCCCGCCGCGCCGTGCCGGGGCCCGCGAGGGCGCGGCGGGACCGCACGGGCGCACGGCGGCGCACCGCGGCTCGGGGCGGCTCTCCGCGCAACGGCACTCAGGCGGCCTGTTCACTGGGACTCCCGACGGGTTCGACCAGACCACCAGCCTGCTGCGAGAAGGCGCCGCGCGCATTTCATCGCGCCGGGCACCGGCCCCGGGCCACGGCGCCGTCACCCCGGATCCGCGGCCCGGACGGCCGCCGAGCGGACCGCGTGGTCGAGGAAGCGCCGCGCCACCGGCGGCAGCGTACGGCCGGTGAGCCGGGCGATGCCGATGTCACGCGCCCCGTGCACATCGGTGATCTCCAGATAGCGGATCGGGAAGCCCGAGGTCCCCGCAGCGTCCGGCGACGACGGGATCAGGGACACCCCGAGACCGGCCGCGACCAGGCCGCGCAGGGTGTGCACCTCCTCGCCCTCGAAGCCGACGCGCGGGGAGAAACCGGCCTGGCGGCACAGGGTCTCGGTGACGCTGCGCAGCCCGTAGCCCGGTCTGAGGAGGATGAAGGGCTCCTGGGCGACCTCGGCCAGCCGGACCCGGCTGCGCCGGGCGAGCCGGTGGCCGCGCGGGACGGCGAGCCAGAGCGGTTCGACCAGCAGCCGCCGCCAGGTGATCAGCGGGTGCCCCGGGTCCCCGCTGGTGATGACCAGATCCGCCGTGGCCTCCAGCAGATGCTGGATCAGGCCGTTCTCCTCGTGCTGGCGCAGCTCGAAGCGGGCCTGCGGGAACTCCTCGCGGAACCCGGTGACGAGCCGGGGCACCAGCCAGGTGCCCAGGGTGTGCAGAAAGGCCAGCGACACCACGCCCGCCGCCGGGTCGACCACCTCGGCCACGGCCCGCCGCCCCCGGTCGTAGGCGTCCAGGGCGGCGTCGACGTACTCCTTGAACACCCGCCCGGCCGGGGTCGGCCGCAGCACCCGGCCCACCCGTTGGAGCAGTTCCGCGCCGATCTCCTCCTCCAGCCGGTGCAGCGCCCGTGACAGCGCCGGCTGGGTGACGCGCGCGTCGGCGGCGGCCTCGGTCACCGTCAGACCCTCGGCCACCGCCCGGAACGCACGCAGCACCTGGAGATCCATCGCGCTCATCCTCCCATCGCACCCGCCGCGGTGCAGCGGACGGCGCCGGGCGCGTACGCGGTCGGAGCGGACCCCACGTGGCGTGCGCCGACGGCGTCGCACAGCCGCTCGGCGGCGGCGATGGCCTCCTCCTCCGCGTCCAGGAGGCCGGCCACCTCGCGAGCGGTCCGGCCCGGCTCCCGCCGGGCGTCCAGGACCGCACGGCGGGCCTCCGCGAGCCGGTGGTAGGCGGTGCGGCGCAGCGCGTACCGCTCGGCGGCCGGGGCACCGGCCGGCAGGTCCCGGTAGCGGTGGGCGGCCGACACGGCGGCCCTCGTCCGGGCCGCGGCCCGGCCCCGCGCCGAGTGGGGCCACAGCGCGAAGTGCGCGACCAGCACGATGGCCGCGGCCAGCGCCGTGTCCAGGATGCGCGCCCAGGACAGCTCCCGGTGGTCGCCCAGCAGGTCGACGAGGACGAAGACGATCGCCGTCAGACCGGTCGTGGCGAGCGCGTAGTGGTGGCGCACCCCGACGGCCATGACCGCGGCGAACGCCGCCACGGCGCCGATCAGGGCGTACGTCCCGGTCGTCAGCAGGGTCACCGCGCCGATGGCGGCCACCCCGGCGACGGTCCCGGCGCAGCGGTGCAGGGCGCGGCGGAACACCGGACCGAAGTCGGGCTTGTAGACGAAGGCGACCGTCATCGGCAGCCAGTAGCCGCGCGGGCCGTGCAGCAGCACCGCGCACAGCTGGGCGGCGAGCACACAGCCCGCGAGCAGCACGGTGTAGCGGACCTGTGCCGCCCGCCCGTGCCAGGGGGAGGCAGGGAGCCGCGGGGTGGTGTCCCGCGGGCGGTCCGGACCGCAGGAGGTGTACAGCGCGGTGAGCGCGCGCAGGGCGGGCGAGCCGCTCCCGGCGCAGGGCACGCCCGCCGGGTGCGCGGACCCCGCCGGGCCGGCGGCAGCCGTCGCGGAGGCGGGGCCGCGGCCCGGCTCCGGCAGCAGCCGGGCCGCCATCAGCAGCGGCACCCGGCTCACGCACCGGGGCAGCTCGCGCCCCTCCCACACCAGGGCCGATGTCACCTCGCCCAGCCGGACGGCCGTGTGGAAGGCGGTGCGCAGGGCGTCCGGCTCCTTCCCGGGGCGCCGGCGGCCGGTCAGGTGGCGGTCCAGCACCCGGTGCGCGTGGTCGAGGGCGGCGGTGAGCCGCCGCCGCGCGGCTTCGGCGTCCGGGCCGCCCGCCGCGGCCAGGGCCCCGGACGCGGCCCGGTACACGGCGCGGACGGCCGCCCGCTCGATGGCGTGGCGCCGCCACAGCCACGGCGTGGCGGACAGCAGGGCGACCAGGGCGACGCCGCTGAGCAGGGCCGGCGGCGCCTGCCACCAGGGCCCCGGCACCGGGATGCCGCCGCCCACGGTCACCCCGAGCAGCAGATGCAGACCGGACACCGAGGCGAGCCGCCCGCGCAGGCTGACGGCACCGGCGACCAGGGCAGCGGCGACCAGGCAGCAGGTCACCGCGCCCGGACGCGCGGAGCGCAGCGCGAGTTCCCCGGCGAGCAGGCCGAGGGCGGCGCAGCCGCCCGTGCAGCCCAGCCGCAGGACCCGCTGCCGGTAGGGGTCGTCGCCGTCCTGGCCCACGCCCCACAGGGCGCCGATGCCCGCGAGCACCGCGAGGGCCACCTGCCCGGTCGCCACCCCCGCCAGCAGCGGCACGGCGAGCGCGACGGCCCCCCGGGCCGCCGCGGCGAGCGGCAGCGGGGTGAACGGCAGGCGGTACGGCGCCTTCATGGACCGGTCGGCTCCTCGGTACGGGTGCGGTGGATCCCTCCCAGGGTCGATCAGGACGGACACATGCGTCCAATGCCTGAAGTTCCACGAAATCATGCGCCGGGCGCATGGGAGGGCCGGGCGCGCCGCACTCCGCCGGCGTACGCGTGGGAGCGCGCCGCCGCGCGGTGGCGGGAAGCGGTGGCGGGGTACCCAACTCGGTGTCGGAGCAGGGGAGTTGCCCCGTACACTGGCACACCGCCGACCTGCGGGAACCGATCGTGACAGGCGTGACAGGGGGGAGTCGACATGTCCGGGGACGTTCCGGGACCGGCCGACGGATTCGTGGTGCCACCGATGCCGCCGAGACCGCCGGGCCCACCGCCCGCGCCGCCCGTGGCGCCCGACGCCCTGCGCGCGCTCGCCGTCGCCCTGCTCAACCTCACCGGCCTCGGCCTCGGCTACGCGCTGCTGCGCCGCTGGGTGTGGGCGGCGGCGTGCTGGGCCGCGACCGCGGTGCTGCTCGTCGTCGCGCTCCCGGCAGACCCCGACGGCGTCCCGGCGGGGGTCCTCGCCGGCTACGCGGTGGTCCTGGGGGCCGCCGCCGCGCACGGCGCCGTGGCGGGCCTGCGCTCCCGGCTGTCCTGGCCCGGCAGCGCGCCCGTGGCCGCCCTCCTCGGCCTGGTGCTGCTGGCCGTGCCGACCGGCGGCGGCGTGCTGTACGGCAACGCCCGCGACGAGGCCACCGAGCAGATGCTCCTGGACCGGCTCCAGCACGCCGACGACCTCGTCAAGGCCCGCGCGAACCAGCCCTTCGCCACCGCACAGCCCGGATTCCGCGACGCGCTGGGCGTCTACGCCGACCTCGGGCACCGGCACCCCGGCTCCCGGGCGGCGCACCGCCTCCCGGACCGGATGGCCGTCTACTACCGCACCGTCGCAGCCGCCTACGCGCAGCAGAAGTACTGCGAGGCCATCACCCCGCTGGAGTTCCTGCGCACGGTCCCGCAGAGCATGCGCGAGCAGGACCTGGGCACGCTGGCCACCTGGCCGGACAGCAGGCTGGCCGACGCCCTGTACGGCTGCGGGGCGAACGAGCTGAGCGGTGGACAGACCGGCTGGACGGGGCACTTCGGCGAACTGCTCACCACCTTCTCCGGGTCGGCGCAGGCCGCCGAGGCCGAGCCCGCCGTCAAGTCCGCCGTGGACAAGGCGGCCAAGGACGTCGGCGGCGACGACCCGTGCGCCGCCGTCAGCCGCCTGAGCGGCCTCGGCGCGCAGATCCGCACCGTCGCGAGCACCGCCCCGGCCCTGGCCGCCGCCTTGGACAAGGACGCCGACCGCGCCGACCGGGGCGCCGCCTCCGGCACCTACCCCTGCGGTGTGCACCAGTACCGGGACGGTTCCTTCGACTCCGCCCTGACCAGCATGAACAAGTTCGTCCGCGACCACCCGCACGACGCGAACCGCGCCCGCGCGCAGAAGATCGCCATCGCGGCGGAGATAGCGCAGACGGTGCCCGCCGCCGGCAAGAAGCTGCCCACGACGGACTCCGGCGGCAGCATCCAGGTCACCATCAAGAACGACAGCCCGGACGACATCGAGGTCCTGTACACCGGCCCGGTCACCGGCAGCGTCACCGTCAGGGCCTGCGGCAGCTGCTCCGCCTACAGCTTCGGCGCCACCCTGGCGCTGGGCGGCTTCCACCCGTGCGGCGACAGCGGCAAGGACTACCCGCAGCGCACGATCTCGCTGCCGCCCGGCACGACGTACTTCCTGCACAAGCCGCGCGGCGGCAGCACCGCGTCGCCCGCGTCCGACACGGCCGAGCTCCGGCCCGGGTACGTCTACACCGAGTGCGCCTACACCAAGAAGGGGCCGGGCGCACTCTCCTGACCTGCTGTGTCCTCCGTCCGGGGGAGCCGTCCCCGACACACGGGCGCGGGCTCCCGGTCTCTGCCAGCCTCCGTGTGCCGGGCGCACCGCCCGGCACACTCAGGGAGGTGGCGTTTGTCCGGTCACGTCGGACGCATCGGCGGGCGGCAAGTGGTGGCGGTCCTGGCGCTGGGAGGCGGGCTCCTGCTGGGCCCGGTCCTGCCCGCGCCCGCGGCCGAGGGCAACGCGGCGGCGCCCGGCGACCCGGGCCCCGTACCGACCGCCCCGGACGCCGCCCGGGACCTGGCCCCCGCCCTGCGGAGCGCGGCCGGCGCACACGCCCTGACCCGGGTCCTGCCACCGCTGACCGGCCGCGCTCCCGCCGGGCGGACCGTCAGGGGCGCAGGATGAGCCGCACCGGGTCGCCCTCCTTCTTCGCCAGCATCTCGACCGCGCGCCCGGCCTCGGCCAGCGGCAGCACCCCGCTCACCGACGCGGAGAAGTCCACCCGGCCGCCCTGGACCAGACGCAGCAGCTGCGGCAGGGCCACCGTCATGTCGGAACCGTAGTGGCCGAGGATCTGCTGCTGGAGATAGCTGAACCGGGTGCCGTCGGTGACACTGAGCGGCCGGTCGGTGAGCCCGACCAGGACGAGCCGCCCCCGGGGCGCGAGGACGGACAGCGCCTGCTCGCGGACGGCCGGCACCCCGGCGAAGTCGAAGGCCGCCGCGAGGCCCGCCCCGCCGGTGGCCGTGCGCACCTGTGCGTTCAGTCCGGGGTCGGCCGGATCCAGCGCGAGGTCGGCCCCGGCGGCGAGGGCGCGTTCGCGGGCGACGGGGCTGGGGTCGACGGCGATCACCGGGCAGGCGCCGACCGCGCGCAGCAACTGCACCGCGTGCACGCCCAGGCCGCCCGCGCCCCACACGCCGACCGCCTCGGCGGGCCGGACCGCCCCGGTGCCGGTGATGGCGCCCCACGGCGTCGAGACGGCGTCGGGGATGATCGCGCCCTGCTCGAAGGGGATGGTGTCCGGCAGCGCGGTCAGCGCGTCCGCCGAGGACAGCGCGTACTGCGCCCAGCCGCCGTCGTAGTCGACACCGCGCGTCCAGGTGACGCCGTCGCGGCTCTCACCGGCGTGCAGCACCACCCGCTGCCCCGGCGACCAGCGGGTGACGTCCTCGCCCGCCTCGTGGACGGTCCCGGCCACCTCGTGGCCGAGGGTGACGGTGTCGCCCGGCAGCAGCGCGGGCGTGAGGGTGCCGTCGATCAGATGCACGTCGGACAGGCACACCCCCGCCGCCTCCACCTTCACCAGCACCTCGCCCGCGGCGGGCCGGGGCCGGGGCACCTCCTCCATCCGCAGGGTGCGGCTCGGCACGTGCAGGCGGGCGGCGAGCATCCGGTCCATGCGGTGACCTCCTCGGTGCGGTGGCGGCGGCCCGCGCCGTGCGGCGGGCGGCCCTGTTCCGCACCGTACGTCGCTCCCGTGCCCCCGACGACACCGCCCCGGCGTCCCGGCTGGACCGGCGGGACCGGCGGGACCGGCAGGACCGGTCGGTCGGTGAGCTGGGACGTCCGGGCGTCCGGGTGACACCGCCCGGCCCCCACCGGGCGCCCGCCGCGCGGCCCGGCTACGGTGGGAAGCGAGCGGGCCGCCGAACTCCCGGCGTCCGGCCCCGCGTTGGTGGTCCAAGGAAAGACACCCCGCTTCCCGCGGGGAGATGCAGGTGCAAGGCCTGCCCAACGCTCCCGCGCACAGGCCCCCGTCCGGTGTCCCGGCGGGGGCCTGCTCCCCGGTTCGCGGCGTCCTACGGCTCCAGCAGGACCGGCAGCTCGAACAGGTCGTTCTGGGTCACCACCGGCTTGTGGCGCAGCTCGGCGGCCGGCACCGCGAGGTCCAGGCGCGGGAAGCGGGCGTACAGCGCGGGCAGCGCCACCCCCGCCTCCAGCCGGGACAGCGCCGCCCCCGGGCACACGTGCGGGCCGTGCCCGAAGGAGATGTGCCGGCCGGCGCCCACCTCGCGGGTGATGTCGAAGTCGCCCGCGCTCGGGCCGTGCGCCCGCTCGTCGCGGCCTATCGCACCGTAGGAGACGATCAGCGCGTCCCCGGCCGGGATCACCTTGTCGCCGACCGGGACGTCCTCGGTGGCGAACCGGATCAGCACGTGCGAGGTGGGCGTGGACCAGCGCAGGGTCTCCTCGATCACCGCCGGCCAGCCGACCGCGCCGGACAGCACCAGCGCACGCTGCTCGGGGTGCGTGGACAGGTTGACCACCGCGTTCACGATCAGCGAGATCGTCGTCTCGTGCCCCGCGGCCACCATC
The sequence above is drawn from the Streptomyces sp. SAT1 genome and encodes:
- a CDS encoding phytoene desaturase family protein, with product MPDAVVIGAGPNGLVAANVLADAGWSVEVLEEQPGPGGAVRHDRGVDPAFVNDLFSSFYPLAAASPVLARLRLQDHGLRWSHAPHVLAHPLTDGRCAVLDRAVDTTAASLDAFAAGDGDAWRSLYAVWQRLGPDLMDALFAPFPPVRAGARLAARVRGAGGLRLARTLLLPVRRMGEEEFGGEGGRLLLAGNALHADLAPESAGSGGFGWLMSMLGQSHGFPVPVGGAGALSGALARRLRDRGGVLRCGERVERVVVRGGRAVGVRTAGGEAVAARRAVLADVSVPALYGTLVDAAHLPAQLLADLRRFQWDFATFKVDWALDRPVPWATDRAAGAGTVHLADGLDELTRFAAQIALRQVPDRPFALFGQMTTADATRSPYGTESAWAYTHVPREITGDAGDEGLTGTWDLREQEIMADRVERQVERFAPGFRATVRARRILAPPTLQALDANLDTGAINGGTTALHQQLVFRPVPGTGRPETPVAGLYLASAGAHPGGGVHGAPGANAARAALRRRLPPGLSRAQRALARRDRSGRRAPRSAGTDPGGGAPEGHRGGG
- a CDS encoding PP2C family protein-serine/threonine phosphatase, whose product is MRRPCRRSEQARARAARRKAERPRVPAPPLWLRWLPVGYLAAVLAIEPVTPVDWPVSFLLIALPLVAAYAYGPAAVAAVTVFAMVFEGVLAGTPCCAGRSVGYLWDRHYVANYVCTTLVGVLGTILAVHRMRRERTLATVRSVAETAQRVLLRPVPRRLGQVSVETLYLSAAAEARIGGDLYEAVPTAFGVRLLVGDVRGKGLVAVETAATMLGAFREAAHDEPDLRGVARRMERSMSRHAAQLPGGEAAERFVTAVFAEIPEHEPVVRIVNCGHPPPLIIKEGGVAELHASDPSPPINLGVLIGDGYQLDVEPFRPGDQLLLYTDGVTETRDPDGVFYPLADRVAPWVGLAPRELLDRLHEDLLVYSGGHLDDDIAALAAYRLPGDSRL
- a CDS encoding LysR family transcriptional regulator; this encodes MSAMDLQVLRAFRAVAEGLTVTEAAADARVTQPALSRALHRLEEEIGAELLQRVGRVLRPTPAGRVFKEYVDAALDAYDRGRRAVAEVVDPAAGVVSLAFLHTLGTWLVPRLVTGFREEFPQARFELRQHEENGLIQHLLEATADLVITSGDPGHPLITWRRLLVEPLWLAVPRGHRLARRSRVRLAEVAQEPFILLRPGYGLRSVTETLCRQAGFSPRVGFEGEEVHTLRGLVAAGLGVSLIPSSPDAAGTSGFPIRYLEITDVHGARDIGIARLTGRTLPPVARRFLDHAVRSAAVRAADPG
- a CDS encoding FUSC family protein — translated: MKAPYRLPFTPLPLAAAARGAVALAVPLLAGVATGQVALAVLAGIGALWGVGQDGDDPYRQRVLRLGCTGGCAALGLLAGELALRSARPGAVTCCLVAAALVAGAVSLRGRLASVSGLHLLLGVTVGGGIPVPGPWWQAPPALLSGVALVALLSATPWLWRRHAIERAAVRAVYRAASGALAAAGGPDAEAARRRLTAALDHAHRVLDRHLTGRRRPGKEPDALRTAFHTAVRLGEVTSALVWEGRELPRCVSRVPLLMAARLLPEPGRGPASATAAAGPAGSAHPAGVPCAGSGSPALRALTALYTSCGPDRPRDTTPRLPASPWHGRAAQVRYTVLLAGCVLAAQLCAVLLHGPRGYWLPMTVAFVYKPDFGPVFRRALHRCAGTVAGVAAIGAVTLLTTGTYALIGAVAAFAAVMAVGVRHHYALATTGLTAIVFVLVDLLGDHRELSWARILDTALAAAIVLVAHFALWPHSARGRAAARTRAAVSAAHRYRDLPAGAPAAERYALRRTAYHRLAEARRAVLDARREPGRTAREVAGLLDAEEEAIAAAERLCDAVGARHVGSAPTAYAPGAVRCTAAGAMGG
- a CDS encoding zinc-binding dehydrogenase, which codes for MDRMLAARLHVPSRTLRMEEVPRPRPAAGEVLVKVEAAGVCLSDVHLIDGTLTPALLPGDTVTLGHEVAGTVHEAGEDVTRWSPGQRVVLHAGESRDGVTWTRGVDYDGGWAQYALSSADALTALPDTIPFEQGAIIPDAVSTPWGAITGTGAVRPAEAVGVWGAGGLGVHAVQLLRAVGACPVIAVDPSPVARERALAAGADLALDPADPGLNAQVRTATGGAGLAAAFDFAGVPAVREQALSVLAPRGRLVLVGLTDRPLSVTDGTRFSYLQQQILGHYGSDMTVALPQLLRLVQGGRVDFSASVSGVLPLAEAGRAVEMLAKKEGDPVRLILRP